Below is a window of Perca fluviatilis chromosome 14, GENO_Pfluv_1.0, whole genome shotgun sequence DNA.
AGCGGCGGCTTGGGGAGGTCAGCTGGAAGTGGGGTGGCTAAAGGGGAAGTGGGCAGATTAAGAACAGGGCCAAAGACCGCTGAGCAGAATGGTCATACCCCGCCAAGCGGAGCCAGCACACGCTTCACCTACACTGGCATCCGCGCATCAGCCTGGAGTGAGCTGACTTAAACTGCAGTGATGCGTATGTGTGTGAGCTCTGGCCTGAGTGCAAACACTTGGAGGGAATCTGCTGTGTTGTTTTAACGTAAAGCCCTCACAGTGCTTATAGGACTAGTTTATGAGCAGATATGCTGCTTTAGCTTCAAGTGTGACATGGCAACGTGCAATAGGTAATGACTGTGGAGCAGCGGAGTAGATTCAGTGCTCTCACAGCAGATCAACACTGCCAGATGTTTCCCTAAAGCTTGCAGCGTCCTGGATGGCTGACTAATGCCTGATCTTATAAAGCTTTGAAGGGCCTCAAGTCAGACATAGCAAGGGAGCGTTTTTATGAAGCACAATGCCAATTAATCTCATTACCGCTCTCCATATACCCTTTTTAAACACATTACAGAGACCAAATAGTCTTTCCATACAGTTCATTGTTTTGAACTATGTGCACCAGGTGAGAAATATCTAAAAGCACAATCCGTGCCAGAAGGATTAGACTACACGATTGGATTAGTTCgtccaaattacaaaaaaattatatattttcttaCTTACCGGTCATGAAAACAGTTCACACCAAGATCACCTTCACctaaattgaataaaatgttgATGACAATTGCCTAGAAGTCGggaaaatacatgtaaaaagaaTCGTAAACACAAAATAGTCAGCAGTGATGTAACTATTTATGATTTGTAGGCAAACGGCTAATacatgaaacataaaaaaaaaacatacttataTTTGTAAACAGGCTTGTATTTGTCAtcttcagcagcagctgccTGTCACACTGCAATGAAACGGTAATCAGCAGCTTCGAAACAGTCACAAATAGTTCTGCTTTTGTCCTTaacccactgtgtgtgtgtgtgtgtgtgtgtgtgtgtgtgtgtgtgtatgtgtgtctacaGGGGTTGTACTGTGTACTACAACTGGAGAGGCCTTATCATTTACTGGGACTTTGAACACCTGTATCCCCTCCTCTTCAAAGCGAATTCCCGGCATTACCCACCTGATTTCCACCGATTCATACTATTAAATATAGCATATAGTTTATGTAGCAACTTATTCCCATTTTGTTTTACTGTATCAATATGTTGCAATATTAATATTGTTGTATACATTCTTACTTAAGGGTTTGATGCATTAATGGAGATATtttggcattttgtttttttgcatgatAATGTGCCTAATTTGATGGAAGGCCTGTTAAACCTGCACATAATTGAATGTAACCAGGGATTTTACAGGTTGATATACATCTGAAATTGGTTCTAGGGACTGTGCGGTGTTCTTTTGGTAATGTACAGACACACAAGCCATCTCCGAATAACCAACGTCTGGTTGACCATATAAAGACCTCGAGTGCCCGGTGTGCAAATGCGTCTGCAAAGGCTGGGGGCAGAGTAACTTGGAGCTTTTAACGGCTTTAATAAAAGTGGATCCAAAGAACAGAGGACATTAGGGCCCAGACAAGTGGATGAAAGAAAAGGTGGAATCTGCTGGGACTTCTTCCCAAGGATAAGAGCTCCACGTGGGCTTGGTAGAGTGCTAAAGCCCTGGGAGATGCTGTCACTGAAGATGCACACATCTGGGTTATTCATTTCTTTCCGCTAAAACCTGAATTATTTGGAGtaaagtgtttgtttttgcttttttaaagtACATGCTTAAGCTTCTGATGACAATTAAAAACATAACACAAAGGGAGattttatatcactttttttatttctcatttttaTGCCAATAttgcaagttttttttctagttttttttcttcttcttttaaggACATACAGATTTGAGCATGATCTGGAGCTGCAAtatgtacaaaaacaaaactaacatatgttatcaaaaaaaaaaagaaaaacgtccCCTTTGTTTTGACGTTATTGCTAAATGTTACAAACGGCACAGGTTTCTACCATCAGCAACCTTTTGAGCACTGAGTATACTACCACAATGACACCTCTGCTTACCATTTACTAGAATAATACACAGATACAGTGAGAGTCAAAGGAcatggagaaggagaggagggggaaatgacaacaacaaaaaagtgatCCAACCGTAGCAAAGCTAAGCATAACAGGCTGCATGTTAAAAACTAAAGGGAGGGGGGAAAAGTCCTAatgtacacacataaacatgagCGGTAAAGAGTGAGAATGAAAtgtgtgagagaaaaagaaaggttAGCGCTCTGTAGTGCAAACAGCCAAATAGTATTAAGGAGAAGTAAGGCTGAGTGCGACAGAGAAGGGCTCcacactcctttttttttttttatttgtttaaagctGCCTCTCACTCTGCCCTGTTTTGTTTAGCAGTGCATGAAAACTACATTATAAAAGACATTTGGCATATTAGAGGATACATTGTTCAGATctcattataaaaaaacaaaaaaacaaaccaacacaaGGACAGCTGCTTTTGGAAGAGTAAAACAAATATGACCAGACACACAAGAGAAAGAAACCGGTTACGATATCTTGTAAAAGCATCGCTAATGAGatggcgtttttttttctctgtcgcCAGGTTAATACAGCGTGCGTTTTTTAAGAAGGcatgtaacatttgttttttgaCCCCTTTTGATAGTTCATCCCCTTTATGAGTGAGGCATGTTATCAAGTCATTCTGTATCCTCCCTATCTCTCAACGTGTTGAGAGAGAAATAAACTGTAAACCAGCTCCGATTGTCTAGGcgacacatttttaaaagcgtGCATCACCCCCCTTTATTAGTTTGAGCTAATGTGACAAAGCTGCTCTGTTCAGACTCGCGTGAGGAGACGTAGAGAACCCAGGGGTGGTTAGCCGTAAGAGGTGATTCagcatgtaaacaaaaagctaaaaATATCCAAGCTCGAGGGGGAAGGAGGGCTGTGTGGGGGGGGAGCGGGTGATGCTAATGCAGAGGCTATGTTAAAAACTTGCTGAATTTAGAgctagtagaaaaaaaaacccactcAAGTTAAAAATCTACAGTTCAGATTTTGTGATCTCCATCCTGCAGAGTAAAGGGTTCAGGTTGACATGCAGCTCGGCACAAGAGTTCAGTGTGAAGGAGCGCAAATGTTGGGTTTGGACGCTACACTGCCGCTGCAGCACCAACTCCTCCACGAGTCCAGGACAGACAGGAAGTggcctctttaaaaaaaagaaaaaaaaaaaaaaaaaaattcactccCAGGCCAACCTAGGCAGCACGGGCAATAAagcacttttctttttctttttgacataaGACAAGGGGAGACTTTGTaccaataatttaaaaaatatcaatattacAATATAAAACATTTGACATTAATGACAGGTGGGCCAGGGTGGCGAAATGGGGGCATAACTTAATCTTTTTTACAATGAGGATGGAGCAAGCGAATCCTTTTTTGTTCCTATTTCAAGGGTTTGTTTGTAAGGAAATTCTGAAATACTTCATTAAGCAGACATTCAAGTTACAGTgttgttccccccccccccggacaTGTATACAGTTGTACTGTAATACTTAAGATCACAAGTATTGCCTTTGAATGTTTATCCACAATTATTAGACATTTGGATCCTGGTGGAAGACAGAAACACCCCATTaatctcagtttttttttttttttttgggagagcAGTTGGAACACACTTTGAAATGGAGCGAGTCTGACTCAATATTCCATTACAGCAACTACATaggacagtcacacacacacatacacatatttgcTGGCTGGTGAACTAGTGCTCAGGCAGACAAAAACGATGAAATGACCTGTACAATATTGCTGTTCTGTTGTGGAAATGCACATCTTCAATAATACACATTTAGAAGGCCTTTATACTCCTACAGGAGACGCGGTCGCCATGGACacagatgatgaagatgagTGCAACTACTCGGACAGTGAGTATGTACACAGGCTTGTTTCTGCAAAGATAATAAACCacaggagattttttttttctttttttcttttttttttaaaggaaggcTGAAAAGAGCTTACAGCGCTCGTGAGACATTGTACCAAAAGTGAAAAGGTGCTGGGCACCGCATGAGAATAAAAAAACGGGCTTATTGTACTTGGAACACCCAAAAGAAGCCAAAGGCTGACAGATCCTTCAGAAGGCTACTTTGCATGACAAGGTGGTTCTGGAGCCGCGGCAATGAGCTCAAAACAGCAGAGCTCCTGTGGCAAGAAGCGAGGCATTAGCTTGTTTTTGTGCTATGCACAGGTTCTTCAGAGGTGAGTAAACAAGCAGATAAGAAAAGGTGAAGTACTTTTTTTGTAATTGAAGTTCTCGGTAAGGCCACATCAAATTGAAAAGTGTCCGTCTTTTTGGAAAACCACTGGAGTTAAATGCCACCACAACTACAGCACACATTGGAAGAAATCTAGCTAGCTGCAGTTTTAAGTTTGACTACATTATGATACGTTAACAGTGACCAATAGAGCAACAGATACAGGATATTAGATATGTGAGCGGTTGGACTGTGTACACAGGAAGAATAtacagtactaaggctatcctTTTAAGTCAATGACTACGCTTGttacattagtttgaaaatgacAAACTGACTTGTTTTTGTAACTACGGAAGTCTAGTTTTTCATGTATTCTGCAAATGTTGCTATGGCTCCATGTTGAGATGTACTGATGTGTATACTTTCCAAAGGAGACATAGCGTACATAGAGTATTGCAGGCAAGGCAGAGGCGTTGCTTaaagcttttctttttaaagacttcATAAAAACCAAATGAGAAAACATAGGCCCTCTGAGGTTATTCccctattaaaaaaaataataataataattaacctTCGCTTAAGCAAATAAACAACCCAAActtcagatttctttttttcccaacaGAAGAAGCAAgagtatcaaaaaaaaaaaaaaaaagtccaatcCAAAGGACTGACAAAGCAGGCATTTGTAGTAAGGTCGCAATAACATACAGGTTGTGATTTTGGACCTCAAAGGGGGAAAACAAAGCCCAAGCTCAAAGGAAGAATAGAAACTATTTGGTAACAAAAGTGTACTATATGTTTAATACAAAAAAGGTATGGAGAAAAATGTACCTTTACTAAAGCTTATACAAGATCCTTGGTCCATAAAAACTATGTTATCGTCACGTTTTAGGTGTGTCCCATTGCATCCTTGCGCTCCCTCCAACAACAATACATCCAGCCCCCTTTAGGAAACCACAAATAGAtgcaaaataacacaaaataaaaaaaaggaataattaTAAAACAAGTGGTGGGAGGGGGTTGGGAGCAAAAATATACTTTCCTTTCAAGAGATTTGTTTGTACACGGTGGATGTATTGTTGTGGTGGTTTCCATTCTAACAACCGTAGAAAGGTGCTGGTGCTCTGAGCCTGCAGGAATTTCACTCATTCCAAAACACCAGAACTGGATAGGCAGGTCCCGACAGTAACCACAGGAGAGGGGGCGTTTCAAGGAGCACTTCTCGCTTATTCCCGTTAGCTGACAGCGTTGTGATGTCACTCCTTCAGTTTCCCCCTGCGTTTGCTACTTTCTCCCACCAATTTTTCCATTTCAGCTTCTTTGTATCCAAAATTAATACGCAGCACTTTAGAGTGAGTCAGTCTTTGTTATTATTTCCCATAGTCGTTATATACCTTGTGGTACATTTGCTCTCAAGGCATATAGTATTGAGTGGCCCCCTGTGTGCGTTAGGAGACCACAGCTGCGGCggtggaggatgaggatgtAACTCCTGCGTTGGAGGTGCTGTTGGGGCCGTAGATGCCGGGGCCGGCCTCCTGGCTGTTGTTGCTGAGCAGGCTGGAGTTTCCAGCCCGCAGGATGGCCCCGGCGGCACTGCAGTGTGGCCGCGGCCCGGGCTCCGGCGTGTAGGTGAAGGTCAGTGTGGTGGAATAGATGATGCCGTCGTTCCTAACCAACGTGACGGGCACCTGGACGGGCTGCCGCACCCAGCGCCAGCCCTCGCGGAAGGCGGAGATGTCGGGCACCACGCACAGCATGCTCTCTGCACACCTGTACAGCGTTTGGTGGACaggaaacaacacacagagtgaTGTTAGAGTTATCAGATTCTGTCTAGGATACAGAGACATGGGTCACTTTTTGCAATTTGCATTTAAACCTACTATGTTAACGTTAGTAGCAGCCCTAAGAAAGATTCTCTTTACAGGTCGATTGATGATAAAATGGAGAAAACTACCTTTTACCAAATGAGTGACtctaagggggctttcacacctcgTTTGGTACGGACTTTCaaacttttcagtttgatccaAACCAAAATTACATGTGCGAAACCTCCCGCGGACCACGGTCCGGACCAAACAGACAAAATTTGTTCCGCCCAAAAGAGGAAGTCTGAGTCCGtatcaaactgaaccatggtctgGTTCGCATTtgttggatggttcggactttcagaccaaatacagaaagctctggcaggctatcGTCGTGTTATAAGACCGGGAAAGcgcctttaaaggaacacgccgacttattgggaatttagcttattcaccgtaacccccagaattagacaagtcgatacatatccttctcatctccgtgcgtgctgtaaagctgtctgacggctccagcattagcttagcccagcacagatcctgcaggtaactggttccaactactgctccgaattgtgacaaaagtgacaaaataacgccaacatgttcctatttacatgttgtgatttgtagagtcacagcgtgtacaaaaaacaacgtaacatgagacacagccatcttctaaccctaAACCAacccgggaactatattctcagacaggcttgctgcgagcatatcactccgcccaagtattatattcttccgcctgagaatatagttcccggtttgtttagggttagaagatggctgtgagtgaaacctacactgtaaatgtacagtgtaggtttcggTTTGTCTCTAAATAAATGCTGCCGCTCCTTTAAAACCCAATTAAAATTCctgtgtcttgcttctcaacaATGCAACAAAAAGAGCAGCGTAAGAatggggagagcagcagtcagctgggaaaaaaaaaaatcagacaccagagagaggatacgagaggacggggaagcccgtctacaaaccaatcGATTACAAGTATGGGCAGAGGATGTAAAGCATtaaccttggtccggaccttggttcggactttcaggtgtgaaaaggCCTTAAGAAACAAACCCTgcactttaataaaaaaaattatttggagGGAATtatgaaaaccatgtatctccaagAATGTCAACGTTAGCGAGGAAAAACTGTCacgttttcagctttgtgacaatGTGTACATTTTTCTAATTATCCAAGGTGGTTTTAAATAGTTTGAGCTTACCAAGTAGGAAAAAATTCTGAAAGGAAAACACTAAATCTGAAAATTCACTAAATTCAAAAATCACCAAAATTTAATACCACCTAGGATGAAATTGAATGCCAACTTCACTTCCATATAATGAAGAAATATATGTGGAGAGAAAATAATTATTGACCATTTAATGTTACctgaatttaataaaacattttattataatCCTCCACAATCATATTTAATTCACAATATCTTTGTAAGGTGTTTGTACTctaataagataagataataaaGTACTTGTTGCATGAAGAGCTCTTATGCTACGaaactaaaaatacaaaataaatagaagattaaaaaaacaaaaagtgtgcATTTTGAGGTGTTACAATTAGGTCCACCTTGGCTAGATAAGATAATatttaatgtaatataatatgccAATGTAAATGCCAACTGCTTCAGTGATTGTTTCAGCCCGTTCTGCATTTGCATCTACTGCAACTACTGACTAGAATAGAATAGCAAATAGAATATAATGTGTCTTATTTGATCAGTAATTCTGATCAAACAAATTCTATGATAGAGAAACTATAAAACATCATTAGATAATCTATTTATATATGTAAATCTTTACATACgtatctaaccctataacatacACAACAGAATATaaatagccaaaaactgaaaacatgtcattttACTGAGGGATATGTCATGGTATGCTACTGTACTGCAATGTATATGGAAGGAGAATTAAAACATACCATGTGGTCCAGGGAGTTGCAGGCCtaccctcttcctccctgtcatcttcctctgcctcctcctgatcgctccctgcctctgtccctctctctgaatctgcagcctcctcttcatccctcacagtccattcttccttttcctcttctccttcacttatttctccatctccttctgtggtcttctcctgctctgaccctcCTGGTCTCTGCACTTTACTgccttcttcatttccctccttctcttcctcctgtgcacttTTCTCAATTTTCTTTGCAAAACAACCGCAAGATCCCCACTCTTAgctttccttttcagtttttggcttCAGCTAATctctccagctactctggcctgcaaaagtcgagatgtgaaaagctctggttatccttgtattacattacactgtagggccatgtagctaataagtagcctataccaaatataaaatcagaaaaatgtatcacatgcacacaccagttatgtttagactagcctaCTTAATCccattgtatttgttgttttcccagtttgacagtaaaggaTGTTACCTGGTAAAGCCTTATTGCTGCGATATGAGATGAGAGTAAGTGGATTTTATATTAGTCCTACTGCTTAACTAATCAAACACAAATGATCAAGCaatgtgtagtgtgttgtaacgtaacgccacTGACGGCAACCCTCAgtaaacgttatgaattcaaacgtgacagtttttaatattttgtattaagcTGTTCTTGTctttgctaaaatcaaaactaATCAGAGGGCAGAATGCTCTTACAAATCACGAGGGAGCGATTTGACTTTTGGCCAACAATAACAGACGTGCGGGTATTGTTGATGCTGAATCGCCATTGGCATAAATTACATtcattacaaatgtaacttcAAGTTAAACGTGTGTTCAAACTTCACCTGGGGAAACTGACTTCACCTTCAGAGGCTTGGGGCATCTTAAAAGATCCAATATTTCCATAAAGCAGAGCTGTTAATTGATTTGCAACATTGCCCACATTCTGACGGTTGACAAATTGTCAAATGGCCAAATGTATGCAGCAGAACAGATACTCTTATTATATATGAAGCAACAATAACATCTCAGAGGTCAAAAGCACTGCAGTCAGGGAGGTCCCACTGTTTCGCTGACAGTGGTCATATTGGACTTTCATGTTCCCACATCGTCTCTGACTCACTATTGCTTGGTGGGTGGTACTGATAAACACAGAAAATGTAATCCGTCTATAAAACTCAACATGACAGAGGGAAAGCTAAGGCATTTTCCAAGGggggttttaaaaaggtcttgtCAAAAATAACCACAGGTTTGAAGCAGAAGGATTATGCCGTACACAACTTGATTTATAAGATTTAGGCCATCATGCATTCATAGAATCTGCAGCATTAAGTCTGACAGAGAGCATTTTGAAAGCTTTtatgaatttaaaataaaactacaaaCTTATTAATATCTTCATTATATTCATTGAAACTAAACTCAATCATTTTCTATGACTGTATGATGCCTAATAAATCCTCAAATTAGTCATAATGGACTATTTCTATGCTaatgaggaaaaaagaaagattcTAATGAGACAATGGATCTCATTTTGGCCAAGAAATGGAAAGAGTCCTTCAAGTAGACTGGTGAATTACAGTGTGAATAAAGAGTCAGAGGCAGGGGAAGAAACAATACAAATGTACATAGTAAATTTACCTAGAATTAGGCTAGTAATTAGGCTAGTATTTGTGTGtctattatttattcattaattgttttttagaatattttatttagtttttcctTTTCTATGTATTTTGGATGCCCTGCACTTTTTAACTGCGCAGCAAATTCACCTACGGGTATAAATAAAGTAACCTGAACCTGAGTAAAGTAACTTGTACCTTTAAGAAAATGGAAATGGATGCAAAGACACACCTGTACATGGTCTCGGCCTCAACGTCTCCGAACCAGACCCGCAGATTTGGAGTGAAGTTCTGTCCTGTCAGCTCCAGCATGGCGACATCGCCTCCACCGTTTAGCTGCAGACAAACAATATCATTTAGTAACCTCGCTGATATAGGACTCAACACATGCTACACTGTGTTTATGTTCAGGaaagtggggtggggggggtgggggggacgaCTCTTCAGTTTGTACCTGTAAGCTCTCTACCACAGGCACAGGGGTGACAGGCGAGTGGACGGGGCCCATGCCCTCGTAGAAAGTGTATTCAGCCTTGTCTGTGCTGATGATTGTCCAGGAGGCGCCGTCGTTGATCATCTCCTTGTTTGGTTCCTTTGGGCATGGAGTGGCCTGGCAGAAGGGGAAGAAGGGGAGACATGACCTCAAAGCACATCAGGGGCAGAGATAACCACCGACGGTTACATCCAATCAAGACTACTCTCCTCAAGACAGCAATCAAAAGGTCCATCTTTACAACCTTCAAAGTAAGTAGTAATGCTAGAGCTGAGTGGACTGCACACTCTTCTTCAAAGAGCAAAATAGCACCCTGTTCTTGAACATCCCCGTACCGTATAATAAAGACGAAAAATAGATGCAGAATTGAGCACAAATTGACTTCCAATACCCTATTTCAGAATGCTAAAGCAATCATCCTGTGAACAGTGTAGGATTAATTGCGCTTGAGGGTGAAGTGACCTCATCCATGGATTCATGTCTCCACGTGAAGAGATGTCAGATATAATAAAGTGCTACTAACTTGAAACTGGATGATCCTTTCTTGGGAAAGGCACAGGTACATGCGTTCTGTGTCCTTCAGGTAGAAGGCACACTTGTGGAGCTGGGAGACGGGGTCATCGGCGTCCAGCAGCGCAGTCTGCTTGTCCACTTTACGGATGATCTgacaggagaagaaggagagggaTTAGACGACTGTAAGATAGAAGGGAGAATGGAGAGAGGGGAAAGGGAAGGATGGAAACATAGCAGGGGGGAGGACAGGAAAGGGAAAACAAGGGACGAAAGTCAGCAAGGAATGAGGGAATGAAAAAGACAGAATAGTGGGAGAAAAACAGTCAAGAAAGATGGATGGACAGAGGGAAGGCAAAAAGAAAGCTCAGTAGGTGCCTTTTTAAATCACTACTAACTGTAAAGGAACATGAGATTAATGCCAGgaaagcattctttggacaaaCATGTtacttttatatttatgttaaattaatatttttgacattttgggaaacacttaTTCGCTTTTTTGACAAAAGTTATATAAGatgaagattgataccactctcatctCCAAGCCTGGAAACGggggaacagctagcctggctacAAAATCCAAATACCAGCACCAAAATTCTGAAATTAACAAGTATCTTTTTTGTGTAatcttaataaaaaagaaacaaatgtaTTGACAACATAAAGAACTTTGTTAAAGATTTTCCCCAAAAAAGTTGGtctaatgtttcaaattattcctTTAAATGGTTTGCATGATttgggtttttttccccctttatttTATTCTCTTAGCTGATGATGTAATGAACCAACATTCACTGCTAGGATCATTAAAGTTTctatttctgttctttttttaccAGTCTGGGCAGGGCCATGCCAGTGACAGAGCAAACCAGCTTGACTGTCTGGCCGTAGTGGATGTAACCGTCTCTCACAGTGAACTCTTCTCCTTCTGACTCCTCGTCATCCACTGAAAAAGCACCATGCAGGACAAAAAAGGTCAGTGCTGCAGCAAAGCTTCAACATTTTCTATATACTCAAACCCACATTCAATCAATCTCTTTCTTTGTCCATGAGGAATGAGCTGTGTAATTATTATAATACAGCGTGGGTTACTTTACATGAAGACAATGTGACAAGCTGTCAAACCACATTCCTCACTTAACTCCGTGTGATTTAAAGCCCTTCTAACGTgatgtgtttgtgcttgtgttACAGCAACAGCTCTGGCTGAATGAGACTTACACAGGTGGATGTAAAAGGCGCCCCACTGCTGGGAGCTGGCGTGAAAGTTGCCGCCCTCCACGTGTAGATAGCGCGTGCTGACCGTTTGGGACCGAAGCCGGTTGAACAGTGCCACCTTGGTCCCTGATGCAATGCACACTGTGGACAAACATGAACAAGAACACACAAAGACGGCCCGGTTACATAACAGCCCAAACATTACATTACCCTGTCAGCTGTGCTAACAGGGTGATAATCTCAGCAGAAGAGGTGATGTGTACACTACAGGTGTGCTACTTGTGACATAACTGGGTTACTGGACACATTTAAGTGAAGCTACACTGCCCTCTAGTggttagaaaaataataatgataataataacctGTTTAAAAACAATAGGAAAAATGTTCAGcaaataaagtaattaaaataaataaaaagtaaagaaattaaataaaaatacataaaataagatTTAAATAAATTCCATAGTGAAATAAGTAAATCAGTcagcaatataaaaaaaacaaattactgACATTTTAAAGGCTGAAAAGGGCAAGTGCTTTccatagtttattttttttcaatgagtTTCTATGCCTTTTAAGTGCCTAATTTTCTGTTTTGTGCTACACTTTCACTTTTTATCCTTTTTCTTAAATCTGCTATCAGATGTGAAATCTATCGCAAGAACATAAATTTGACTGAAGAATATAACCACAAAGTAAAGATGTCAGCATCATTTTTGTACTACAACACACCACAGCTATTGACAAACAAAAGAGATTAGTGTACACGACCATCAAAACTCATCAGTATCCCCGGCACGAGTAACTGACAAATAAAATGTGCGTTAAGACACAGACAAATGCAAACTTACAGTCAGCGTTTTTGAGGGACTGCTTCTTTTTGGAGGGCTTGGAGATGACTTTGATCCTCTTGCTGAGGAAGACACCGATGTCAGTGCTGTTGCCGTAGAACATC
It encodes the following:
- the rbpjb gene encoding recombination signal binding protein for immunoglobulin kappa J region b isoform X1, whose translation is MAPVVTGKFGERPQPLRLTREAMRNYLKERGDQTVMILHAKVAQKSYGNEKRFFCPPPCVYLMGSGWKKKKEQMERDGCSEQESQPCAFIGIGNSDQEMQQLNLEGKNYCTAKTLYISDSDKRKHFMLSVKMFYGNSTDIGVFLSKRIKVISKPSKKKQSLKNADLCIASGTKVALFNRLRSQTVSTRYLHVEGGNFHASSQQWGAFYIHLLDDEESEGEEFTVRDGYIHYGQTVKLVCSVTGMALPRLIIRKVDKQTALLDADDPVSQLHKCAFYLKDTERMYLCLSQERIIQFQATPCPKEPNKEMINDGASWTIISTDKAEYTFYEGMGPVHSPVTPVPVVESLQLNGGGDVAMLELTGQNFTPNLRVWFGDVEAETMYRCAESMLCVVPDISAFREGWRWVRQPVQVPVTLVRNDGIIYSTTLTFTYTPEPGPRPHCSAAGAILRAGNSSLLSNNSQEAGPGIYGPNSTSNAGVTSSSSTAAAVVS
- the rbpjb gene encoding recombination signal binding protein for immunoglobulin kappa J region b isoform X3; the protein is MRNYLKERGDQTVMILHAKVAQKSYGNEKRFFCPPPCVYLMGSGWKKKKEQMERDGCSEQESQPCAFIGIGNSDQEMQQLNLEGKNYCTAKTLYISDSDKRKHFMLSVKMFYGNSTDIGVFLSKRIKVISKPSKKKQSLKNADLCIASGTKVALFNRLRSQTVSTRYLHVEGGNFHASSQQWGAFYIHLLDDEESEGEEFTVRDGYIHYGQTVKLVCSVTGMALPRLIIRKVDKQTALLDADDPVSQLHKCAFYLKDTERMYLCLSQERIIQFQATPCPKEPNKEMINDGASWTIISTDKAEYTFYEGMGPVHSPVTPVPVVESLQLNGGGDVAMLELTGQNFTPNLRVWFGDVEAETMYRCAESMLCVVPDISAFREGWRWVRQPVQVPVTLVRNDGIIYSTTLTFTYTPEPGPRPHCSAAGAILRAGNSSLLSNNSQEAGPGIYGPNSTSNAGVTSSSSTAAAVVS
- the rbpjb gene encoding recombination signal binding protein for immunoglobulin kappa J region b isoform X2, with translation MKFGERPQPLRLTREAMRNYLKERGDQTVMILHAKVAQKSYGNEKRFFCPPPCVYLMGSGWKKKKEQMERDGCSEQESQPCAFIGIGNSDQEMQQLNLEGKNYCTAKTLYISDSDKRKHFMLSVKMFYGNSTDIGVFLSKRIKVISKPSKKKQSLKNADLCIASGTKVALFNRLRSQTVSTRYLHVEGGNFHASSQQWGAFYIHLLDDEESEGEEFTVRDGYIHYGQTVKLVCSVTGMALPRLIIRKVDKQTALLDADDPVSQLHKCAFYLKDTERMYLCLSQERIIQFQATPCPKEPNKEMINDGASWTIISTDKAEYTFYEGMGPVHSPVTPVPVVESLQLNGGGDVAMLELTGQNFTPNLRVWFGDVEAETMYRCAESMLCVVPDISAFREGWRWVRQPVQVPVTLVRNDGIIYSTTLTFTYTPEPGPRPHCSAAGAILRAGNSSLLSNNSQEAGPGIYGPNSTSNAGVTSSSSTAAAVVS